CGTCGGGCACCCGGTCGGCGACGATCAGCAACTGCGCCGCCGTCTCGGACGTGCTGCCCGACTTCGTGATCGCGACGAACTGCGTGCGCTCCAGATCCACCGTGTCGAGCAGAGCGCGGAAGGTCGCCGGGTCCGAGTTGTCGGGAAACAGCAGCCGCCGCGGCATGCCGGGCGACCTCGGCCGCGCCACGTCGTATGCCGGCGCCAGCGCGGCGTAGACGGCCTGAGGCCCGAGGCTCGATCCGCCGATGCCCAGCACGACGACGGTGTCGACCTCCGGCGGCAGATCGCGCGCCCAGTCCATCGCGGCGCGCGCGGCGCCCGCGTCGTCTGGCAGGTCGAGCCACCCGATCGCGCCGTCGCGCCGCAGCGCGGCAATGTGGTCGCGCGCCGCGTGCGCTCGGCCGGCGATCTGGTCCAGCTCCGCGTCGTGGATGCCGGCGTGTCCGATCGCAACCTCCATCAGCCCCGTCAAATCGACTCTCAGCGTCATCGTGCCCGACGCTACTCGATTTTTTTGGATCGGCACAGCGCACATAGGACAATGCGACCGACCAGCGGATGGGAATGACTCGACGTTCGACGCGACATCGAGCCGCCGCACTGGCTGTGGGCGCGCTCGCGGCCCTCGCGTGGCAGGCCGGCGCCCCGCCCGCCGCGGCGCCGCCCGCGCACATCGAAGGCGCGCGTCCCGCCGGGCGGCCGGCCGCGCCCGCCCGTCCCGCCGTGCTCGTCGGCGACGCCGCGCTGCGCGGAGAGGTGGACCTGGCGCGCGCGGTGGTGCGCGACGGCCGCTACGAGGTGCCGCTGGCGCGCGGCCGGCGCGCCGTGCTCACGCTCGATCCCGCCATCCAGTCCGCCGCCGAGCAGGTCCTCGACCGCGCCCAACCGGTGCGCGGTGCGGTGGTCGTGCTCGCACCGGACGGCCGCATTCTCGCCCTCGCCGGCCGGGGCGACGGAGGCCGCGCCGACCCGTCGGTCGCGCTGCGGGCGTGGGCTCCCGCCGCGTCCGTGTTCAAGGTCGTGACCGCGGCGGCGCTGGTGCGCGCCGGGGTCGACCCCGCGCAGCGGGTCTGCTACCACGGCGGGCTGCGCTCGGTCGAGGCAGCCCACCTGCGCGACGACCCGAACCGCGACCGGGAGTGCCACGACCTGGCGTTCGCGGTCGCCCGCTCGCAAAACGCGATCATCGC
This region of Deltaproteobacteria bacterium genomic DNA includes:
- a CDS encoding penicillin-binding protein, with translation MGALAALAWQAGAPPAAAPPAHIEGARPAGRPAAPARPAVLVGDAALRGEVDLARAVVRDGRYEVPLARGRRAVLTLDPAIQSAAEQVLDRAQPVRGAVVVLAPDGRILALAGRGDGGRADPSVALRAWAPAASVFKVVTAAALVRAGVDPAQRVCYHGGLRSVEAAHLRDDPNRDRECHDLAFAVARSQNAIIAKLAHRFLDRARLADMAARLGFGARPATALAAEIGTAELPAGGLELARVAAGFWHTRLSALGGALLAN